DNA from Lagenorhynchus albirostris chromosome 15, mLagAlb1.1, whole genome shotgun sequence:
GTTGACTTTTGTGTAACAGAGTAGAAGTTGCAAACGGAAGGTGAGGAATAAAATCCATCAttcccatcccttccttcctttcttgggcttctttctttgtttaatgGCTTATTAATCCTTTAATGGCCTGTTAAGGCAtttctgtaggtttttcataatCAGGAAGGTCAGTgaagttttttttcttgaacatgtaatctttccttttttttcagtgtgttttttcttattaatttttagcACTTTAAACTTTCATTGTCCCTGGTGGGAAGGTACACTTACCACATTGTCTGAATGAGTGACTTACTGCAATTTCACTTTCGATGGGCCCAGGATGGAGATGAGCGGCCATGAATTGAGCAGGTTTCCAACATCATTTTATGGTGGCATGAGATCCATTTGCCTTTCAAGCCAGCTCTCAGCTGGGTGAGGGCCAGAGCTCGAAGGGGATTATTTTAATGAATTGTATGCGTTTCCCAGGGCTGCCTTAATACGTTGGCACAGACTAGATGGTTTAAGACAGATTTATTCCCACAGGTCTGGAGGGTGGACAGCTGACATTTAGGAGTTGCAGGGTTCCTTTTGGAGCCTCTGAGGGTGAGTCTGTACCAGGCCTCCTCCCTACCTTTTGTTGGCTTCCAGTCGTCCTTGGCTTATAAAAGCCACGTAACTCCTGCCTTGGCTTCACATGGCCTTATTCTGTCTCatgtccctttcttttctccttaaggTCACCAGATACTGGGCTTGGGACCCACCCTAATTACAACTGCAAAGATttccccccccgccccaaagAAGGTCGCTGGCACAGGTGCAGGGGTTAGGATTGGACATTTTGGGGTGATATGATTTGACCCCCACTACCTAAGTGATTGGTTCATTTGAGACTCTTTGGATGCCTTGTTCCCTTACACAGTTTTGTGCGTGTTGGGACACAGATCACAAAGACCTCTGGACTGTGAGCTGTGGTTTTTCCCAAGAAATCGCCCCACATCCTTTCTTGGGTAGAGTTCTTAGCTTTTTCTCTCTTGTCACAGGTACTCCAATGAACCCCCCAGGGAGTGGCGATGACGTGAACGCGGACGGAGCAGGGATAAAGAGGCCTCGGCGGGAGGAGACTCACATCTGTGAGAAATGCTGTGCCGAGTTCTTCAGTTTCTCGGAGTTCTTAGACCATAAGAAGAATTGCACTAAAAATCCACCTGTCCTCATCATGAACGACAGCGAGGGGCCGGTGCCTTCAGAAGACTTCTCCGGGGCTGTGCTGAGCCACCAGCCACGCAGCCCAAGCAGGAAGGACGGTCACAGAGAGGACGGTGGCAGCTCAGGGGACACGAGGGAGAAGCCGGGGGCAGAGTCCATCGTGTACTTAAAGACGGAGGCCGCCCTGCCACCCACACCCCAGGACATAAGCTATTTACCCAAAGGCAAAGTGGCCAACACCAACGTCACGCTTCAAGCGCTACGGGGCACCAAGGTGGCCGTGAACCAGCGGGGCGCAGACGCGCCCCCAGCCCCGCTGCCCGGCGCCAGCAGCATCCCCTGGGTCCTCGAGCAGATCCTAtgtctgcagcagcagcagctccagcAAATCCAGCTCACGGAGCAGATCCGCGTGCAGGTGAACCTGTGGGCCTCCCACGCCCTCCACTCCAGCGGCGTGGCCGGAGCTGACTCCCTGAAGACGCTGGGCGGCCACGTGTCCCAGCAGGTTTCGGCGGCTGTGGCTCTGCTCAGCCAGAAGGCGGGGAGCCCGGCTTTGCCCCTGGACACCTTGAAGCCAGCCAAGCTACCTCACACCAGCATCCCTTCTGCTGCCAGCTCCGTGTCCCCAGGGCTGACGCCCTTCGCCCTGAAGCCAGACGGGACCCGGGTGCTCCCCAACGTCCTGTCGCGTCTCCCGGGGGCGTTGCTACCTCAGGCCCCAGGCTCTGTGCTCTTCCAGAGCCCCTTCTCCGCGGTGGCGTTAGACCCGtccaagaaagggaaagggaagccACCGAGTGTCTCCCCGGTAGATGTCAAACCCAAGGACGAGGTCCTCTACAAGCACAAGTGTAAGTACTGTAGCAAGGTTTTTGGGACTGATAGCTCCTTGCAGATCCACCTCCGCTCCCACACTGGAGAGAGACCCTTCGTGTGCTCTGTCTGCGGTCACCGCTTCACCACCAAGGGCAACCTCAAGGTGCACTTTCATCGGCATCCCCAGGTGAAGGCAAACCCGCAGCTGTTTGCTGAGTTCCACGACAAGATGGCGGCAGGCAGTGGCCTTCCCTACGCGCTCTCTGGCCCTGTCCCCGTAGATGAATCCGGGCTCTCCTTAGACAACAAACCCGTCCTTGCGACGGGGACCCCCAATGTAGGGCTATCTCAGAACCTCTCTTCGGGGACTAACTCCAAGGACCTCATGGGTGGCCCGTTGCCCAGCGACCTGCAGCCCGGGCCTTCTCCAGAAAGTGAGGATGGATGCATCCTacctggggtggggcccaacCTTAACTCCCCGAGGGTTGGCGGCTTCCAAGGGAGTGGGACACCCGAGCCGGGGTCAGAGACCCTGAAATTGCAGCAGCTGGTGGAGAACATCGACAAGGCCACCACCGACCCCAATGAATGTCTCATATGCCACCGTGTCTTAAGCTGCCAAAGTTCCCTCAAGATGCATTACCGTACCCACACCGGGGAGAGGCCGTTCCAGTGTAAGATCTGTGGTCGAGCCTTCTCCACCAAAGGCAACCTGAAGACGCACCTCGGGGTGCACCGGACCAACACGTCCATAAAGACGCAGCACTCGTGCCCCATCTGCCAGAAGAAGTTTACCAACGCGGTCATGCTGCAGCAGCATATTCGGATGCACATGGGCGGTCAGATTCCCAACACGCCTCTGCCGGAGAATCCCTGTGACTTTACGGGTCCCGAGCCGATGATGGTCGGTGAAAATGGCAGTACAAGCGTTGTCTGTCATGATGATGTCGAAAGCATCGATGTAGACGAAGTCTGCTCCCAGGAGGCCCCTGGCAGCTCCTCGAAGGTCCCCATGCCCCTTCCCAGCATCCACTCGGCATCACCTACTCTAGGGCTGGCCTCGGTGGCTTCCCTAGATGCCCCGGGGAAGACGGGTCTCACTGGTCTTGTCCTGCAGCGACAGAGCAGCCGAGAAAACGGTTCCGTGGAGAGTGATGGCTTGACCAACGACTCTTCCTCCTCGGTGATGGGGGACCAGGAGTATCCGAGCCGAAGTCCAGATGTCCTGGACACCACGTCCTTCCAGGCAGTCTCCCCAGCCAATAGCCAAGCGGAGAGTGTCAAGTCCAAGTCTCCTGATACCGGTGGCAAAGTGGACAGCTCCGAGAACAGGCGCACTGAGACGGAAGGTGATAGAGCTTTGGATTTAACTTAGGTCCATTCTGGGCACAGAGTCATCCAAAAGGAACCTGGGTTGAACTTGACAAATGGAGAGTGTGGTATATGTGAAATAGCTCCCCTGTAGGGCGATTAGCCTTTCTGTGGGTACTTCTGGATAGAGGGCAATAATAACTACCTCTGTCGTAGTAGAGACATGCTTTTATTTACGACGGTTCTTGCAAGCTGGGCGTGGACAGCGTacttttggtgggtttttatttttgtgtttgagcCCTGTGAGGGCAACATGGGTGATCCTAACTAAATGCTCCAGTAGAAGAGTATTTGAGAAAGTGGGCACTGCTTTTTGGCCAGTGAGATAAGCCATAGTTCCTTGATTCTGAAATCTCACTCCCTTATGTAAAGTTCACAAATTAATAACTCTTGAGGTAGAGAAAAGAATCTAACCTATTTTAAAAGCACCCCGTATAAATGGGGTGCCTACTGACGGCATTAATGGCAAAAATGGGGGAATAGCAACATCGTAGAATCAGAAAGATGGTGTCAGGGCTTACTTTATAAAGGTAACTGAATGCAGGAATTTGAACTTGGAATTGCATTGCCTGTGACTGTTGCTGATACCTTTAAAGCCAAAATAGTAACCTTCTCTGAAGTGCTGGAGTCATTCTCCGTGTGATACCTTTAAAGCCAAAATAGTAACCTTCTCTGAAGTGCTGGAGTCATTCTCCGTGCAGATAAACAAGTAAAAGGAAAGCTGCTTGCAAGGTGTCAATTTCCTGAACGCTATTCGCAGGCTGTCAAACGGTGGGGCAGTTGTGGTCAAAGCTCCTTTCCTTTTGGATTGAAGAATGAATGACTGTAGGATgataatttgggtttttttttttctgtgcacgCCAGGTCGGAGCACTGGCCCACCGACATTTATCCGAGCCCAGCCAGCCTATGTCAAAGTCGAAGTTCCTGGTACGTTCGTTGGTCCCGCGACCATGTCCCCAGGCGTGACACCTTTGCTCGCCATCCAGCCCCGACGACAGGCCAAGCAGCACGGCTGCACGAGGTGCGGGAAGAACTTCTCATCTGCCAGCGCGCTTCAGATTCACGAGCGGACTCACACCGGGGAGAAGCCTTTCGTGTGTAACATTTGCGGGCGAGCTTTTACCACCAAAGGCAACTTGAAGGTGAGTTCAAGCCTCGCAGTGcagtcaaaaaggaaaaaacagaaaaaagaagaagcagactTCCTCACATTACAGCATCTCTGAAGTTGGGATTCTCATTGTAGTCAGTGCCTGCGTGAAATCGTTCAGGTCTGGAAACACAGATGATGTTTGTCTTGTAATGTAGTGTCGATAAATCCTTTACGGATTTGCCTGTGCTTTCAGACTTGATGACCACCCTGTACGTTGGTTGTGTTTTCCTGGCCTGCTAGGTTGAAATAAATACCACGAGTTAAACATAGATATAGTGCCACTGGAGTTAAAGGAGGAAAGCCTCCAGGTTTATTGGCCTTTCTTTGAAACTGAACAGCTGGGTTCTTCCAAAGAATGTCGTGTGTCTATTGTTAGGATAAGTTGGTTCCACCTAAGATAGCACCTGGGAGACTGTCCCATGTAAGGATCGAAAGTGGCCTGTGTAAGGACACAGGATGGGAAACCTGGGTTTCCCTCATGGTCCTGCCTCTACTTTGTTCCAGGCATGTTCCTCTGGACCTCTTTTCTCTAACTAGCTCCCCAGTGAGTAGACTAGTTGAATTCTTTGTAATGAGAATGAAGGTTGAAACTTCATCTTAAAGTTGACCTAGAAGACCTCAtgtcattttagaaattaaaagtacttattaaaaaaactatattctcttaattttttagtCTAGGTGGCAAAAATGTCAGGGGAGGAACATGGAAGTAATTTAATCTGTAACCCCAACttccagaaatacaaagcataaaTTTATTCAGGGGCCTTGGAATCAACCTGGGGAAGGTTTGGAGCTGCTTGGGCAGGTGGCTCCTGTGCCTCGGTTTCTCAGGCATGGGGATCATGGTAATGACCTCAGGGTTGCTTGGAGAttaattgagttgtatgagtgtTTCACGTGATGCCAGGAACATCTTAGTAATTTCTTGGAGTGATGAAGAGCAAGTGACGTCTGAGCGCGCTGCGATAACTGCTGACTTCTAAGCATGTCAGTGAAGTGATGTGAGAATGCTTGAAACCCAGGACCCATCACGTTCTTCAGCTCTTTATAAAGAAAGGGATTTGAAAACTCAAAAACCAGACTGGGAACATAATTGCAGATAGGAGGCTGGCCAGTAAGTGGTAGGATCTCTTTCCTCTTCAGAAGAGTCCTTGCGTTGTCTGCTACCATAGATGAAATAACATTCATTCCCCGTGGCCTCGTGTAACCTTCCCAACTAGGCTTATTTTTCCTCTACAGCAGTGATTACTCTTGTTGACACACTTATGTATTTAGGATGTCACCTCCATCAGGCCAGGGTCTGTTTTgttcaaagattatttttttaactcaaattttctttttttttttttttttgcggtacgcgggcctctcactgttgtggcctctcctgttgcggagcacaggctccggacgtgcagactcagcggccatggctcatgggcctagctgctccacggcacgtgggatcttcctggacgggagcacgaacccgtgtcccctgcatcggcaggcggactctcaactactgcgccaccagggaagccctttaactCAAATTTTTATTCAAGTAATTGTCGATTCATGCAGAGGGAGAAGTCATACAGAGATGCTTACCCGCTTTGCTAGTTTCTCCCAGTGATAGAATTTTGCACAACTATAGAATAAATAataaccaggatattgacattgatgtAACCTACTGGTCTTATAGATTTTCCCGTTTTACTTGTACTCCGTGTCTGTATGTGTTAAGTTCCGTACCATTTGTTAACTGTGTAAGTTTGTGTGTTCACAAGTTGTAACACTAGCACTTGAAACAACACTGCTATGTAGTAGGTGTTGACAAAACTGTACATGTGAACAGTGGTATGGGGAAAATTGGAGTGTGTATTCCCCACCTCGGTTGCCCTTACTTGCCTCTAGGCAGGAATGTAGATCCATGGTTGCCGGATGATCTGATTTTTTCTCCCCCCAAGAGAATAggtatctgtattttttaaaaaaaataaatttatttattttgggtgcattgggtcttcgtcgctgcaccagggcttttctttagttgcggtgagcaggggctactctttgttgcggtgggcaggcttcttattgcggtggcttctcttgtggcggagcacagactttaggtgcatgggcttcagtagttgtggcacatgggctccagagcgcaggctcagtagttgtggtgcatgggcttagttgctccgcggcatgtgggatcttcccggaccaggactggaacccgtatctcctgcattgacaggcggattcttaaccactgcgtcaccagggaagcccaatatctggatttttttaatatgaaatctaatttttaaatgtaagtttaGATAGACCAAACCCATAGGCAGACTTGACTTTGGTTTGCCCACATGCAATCCCATCTCTGTTTTGGTGGAAACCTTTCTGTCCCTCTTCCCACAGGTCCATTATATGACGCATGGGGCCAACAATAGCTCGGCACGCCGTGGCAGGAAGCTGGCCATTGAGAACACCATGGCTCTATTAGGAACGGACGGAAAGAGGGTCCCCGAGATATTTCCCAAGGAAATCCTGGCCCCTTCGGTGAACGTGGACCCTGTTGTGTGGAATCAGTACACCACCATGCTCAATGGTGGTCTGGCCATGAAGACCAACGAAATCTCTGTGATCCAGAGTGGTGGCATTCCCACCCTCCCGGTGTCGCTGGGGGCCAGCTCCGTGGTGAATAACACCGCTACCTCCAAGATGGATGGCTCCCAGTCGGCCATCAGTGCCGAGGTGGAGAAGCCAGGAGCTGCCGACAGCGTCCCCAAACACCAGTTCCCTCACTTCCTGGAGGAAAACAAGATCGCCGTCAGCTAAGCTACAGGAGAATGCACGTCGAAGGAGTAGTGCAGTGACCTCTCTAGAACTgtcccttttttgtttgtttttcttaaagacCCCATCTCCTCCAGTTTTCTTCCTGATGTGCAAATAATGTTTACAGTTGTGACCACAACCTCAGGCACATCCTACAATCACAATGTTGCTATGCTgctttgcaaaaacaaacaaaaaagaaaaaatcaaaaaaaaattcatactaAAACAAATATagactagtattttttttttaattttggaaagaaGCGGGTCTTGCAAAGTAGTTTTGTTACTTGCAACAAACTATATACATAAAACCTTTGTACAACCTAGAGTAACTGTTTCCAAAGACTGTCCCCTATTTCAAGTTGGAAGGTGTTGAACCACCATGGAGAAGACAACTGTTTTGCctctttggggggtggggggaggggtgggtggggactgTATACTTACTTCTGCGGTGACTGTATGCGGGTAAATGGACAAGGTCTGTCGTCTGTTTAGGGACCTGTTTGGTATTCTCCGAACCCTacacccatttttcttttcttttttgaatgtactttttttttttttttttaaagccgaGGTTGTAGAAttccaaattttttttcaacCTTGGAACCTGAAGTAGAATGCCCTCAAGTGGACAGATTTTAGTCCTTAGAAAGTCGGTGTGTGTGTTGCTGCTTATTTAAATACAGTTCAGTTGGAGTCCCAAGAGTGCCAAGGTGTCCTCCCTATGCTTTCCAGATGCCCTTCTTCTTCCTAAAACCAGGAGAGGTGAGCACCTGAGCAGGGAATCTCAGGTGACCTAATTGAGTTCACCGGTGCCTACTCTGAAGCGCTGGGTGTCCGTTCTtgaagaaacaaactcacaggaAGGGTGTGTCTTATTATACACTAATAACTTCTTATACTAATTTGTACCAGAAGTTCCTTGATTGTGACTTATGCCAAGTaattatgaagattttttttttctgagtattgcATGAAGGCTACCAAGTTGGAACAGGCAAGTCCTGGATGTGAAAGCTTTAATTTATCTACCTCATTCATGTGTTATTTTTGTAGCTATAgtctctattttcttatttgatgACCGCTGAAGTGTTCCTAGGTCCTGTCGTAAACCTAAGAGTTGATGTATTGGTGGGAGCAGCTGAAGTTCAACAtgttgtgattctttttttcttaatccccCTTTTGTATATGTGATATTAAGCAGACGATGAAGCGTTACTCTTGAGGATTTaacaaggaaggagaaagaaagacccACATTTCTGGGTGAAGTCTTTGCCCCTCTATGTGGAAAAGTGGATTGTGACTGTTCTCAAGTCTGTCTCTCGGTAATTGCACCTGACTTTAggatccaaaaaaaattttttttgttttgccaagTTGTGCCTTTCCTTCTGGAATTGTAAGTGAACACATAATAGTACCTGTTTACACTGTGAAGTGGATATTGTTACAGAAAATACACCAGAGGCTTTCTCACTTGTTAAGCTAATAATGCCTTGTGAATGTATGATCTACGGAGAAACACCTGTAGTTTTTACCTGCTGATGCTGTCTGTCTGTCGGAGAATAAATTTTGGATGGTTCTTTTTTTCACCACCAGGTGTGTATGTAAGTTTTTCTGGTAGTTTCTGCTCTAAACTTGAgaatcctggacttccctggtggtccagtggttaagactccacgcttcaaatgcaggggatgtgggttcgatccctggtgggggaactaagaccccacctgctgcgcagcacagccaaaaaattaaaaaaaaaacaacctgagaATCCTTAACTGACAATCGTTTCCAGCTCCCTTGGTCTCTCTAGGTCCTGGAATTGAAGCTGCACGTCTGGTTACGTCTGTGCTTGACCCCACTACTCAAGCACACACAGCTAACTACTTGCTGGTtggtatctttcttttttaaggcatTTTATTAGAGTCCtctccttctagagaactttgcTTGTGTTCGCTTGTAACTGTGGAAAATTTATCAGGCCCTAGATGATCCCACATTTCAACCCATCCATACCTGGTTACACGTCACTGGGCAGAGAGACAGGTTCTggtttttgtttctgatttttttggccatgccacactgcatgcgggatcttagttccctgaccagagatcgaacctgtgccccctgcagtggagtgcagagccctaaccactggaccgccatggaATTCCCAGAGAGACAGTATTTTAATCATCTCATACTTACAGGCTGGCTGCTTAGAAGGGGATGGGCTGAGAATCACATAGGAGGTGGGATTTAATTCCAAGGGAAGAATCTTAGGGTGGTGGGAAAAGTGCTCTTTGAGGAGAGACACAAGGGCAGGACCATGGTAATGTCCTCCTGGCATAGTACCCTCTtgtgctgtgttgtgtctttgcaAGACACGGCATCAGGCTCATTATGTAATGGATGTGGGTACCGCAGCATCCCGGAAAGGAGTCTTGACATCCAGGAAAGGTCTAGGAGTTGTGTCCATATTGCCTTTGACCTGATGTGAGCTCTGCGTGTCAACTTCCTTTGCAGGTGGATGCCCTCCTCCCCGGGGTTTGATGTTCTTTCACCTCAACTCATCTTAATTTAGGGTAAAGCAGCCACTCTTGACTGAGAGCGAGATAAACCCAATCGTTTAGATAATTGAAATGGAGGGATCTAAACCAGGGGTCCCCATCCCTGGGCAGTGGACTGGTACCaatccatggcctgttaggaaccgggccacacggcaggaggtgagtgacaggtgagcaagcaaagcttcattgGCCGCtgcccatcgctcgcattaccgcctgaaccttCCCCCACCCATgtatgtggaaaaattgtcttccaccaaaccagtccctggtgccaaaaaggctggggactgcTGATCTAAACTAATATGCCCTGGTCCCAAGTATTTAGAATTTTCATCCTTTCTCACAATTGATACTACCCTACAGCTAAGTTTTATGTCTTTCTAGATTCGAATGTATGAGAATTGTTTTACTTAAGTGGAAAATATGCTTTCTCCTCTCACATATTAGAGACATCTTTCCAAGGTAAAGCACATTTCTGGCTAATCCTTTTTAAATATCTGCaataatacaaaaatgtttaatcaGCTATTGCTGGACAGTAATTATGTTTCCTCCAGACTTTGGTTTTGATCATCTTTGTGGTCTAACTTTTCTTGCACTTGACTCCAGGGTGAATTCCTCCTTGAGGGATTGCTAGGACAAAGATTATGAATGTTTCCACGTGTGTTTGCAGTTGTTTTcgtaagcatgtgtgtgtgtggctgtttTCTCggccttaatcttttttttttttttttttgcggtacgtgggcctctcactgctgtggcctctcccgttgcggagcacaggctccggacgcgcaggcccagcggccatggctcacgggccaagccgctccgcggcatgtggaatcttcccggactggggcacgaacccgtgtcctctgcatcggcaggcggactctcaaccactgtgccaccagggaagccctcggccTTAATCTATGAAGCCAGAAGAATAGGTTGTGAGCAGTACAGCTGCCATAGAACGTATTCTTTTAACTTGAGACCTGCCTGCGTTGTGTCTTCCTCTCTGGGTTCCGTGTATTCACAACAGTTTTTGATACTTGATGGACGATTTGAGGGAGTTCCAAAAGGCTTTTGACTTTAAGAATAAACTTCCCgttgtcagttatatctcagtaaagctgaaaaaaaagaacttccacCTTTCCTGCTGGCCCTCTGCTTTCAGTTGGCACGCCCAGAACCTGCTTAAAGACGAGTGTTCTGGGAAAGGATTTGTTGCGTTGCATGAGGAACGTGCATGTGCAGAGGGCCTGGAGAAAGCTTGGGAGAGGCCCACCTCCAGGTGGAAAAGTTGCACCTTTATGGCGGCAGAACTTGCCAAGAGCCCCTGAGTCAGGTGACAGTTCAGCTAAACCCTAACCTCGCGGAAGGTGTTGAAAATCTGCACATTGACAGGAAGCCCTTCAATAGTTTCAAAAGTAACTCCGGTTGTTTACAACTCAGCAGATCCCTGA
Protein-coding regions in this window:
- the SALL4 gene encoding sal-like protein 4 isoform X2, with product MSRRKQAKPQHINSEEDQGEQQPQQPAPEFADAAAAAPAAGEPGTPMNPPGSGDDVNADGAGIKRPRREETHICEKCCAEFFSFSEFLDHKKNCTKNPPVLIMNDSEGPVPSEDFSGAVLSHQPRSPSRKDGHREDGGSSGDTREKPGAESIVYLKTEAALPPTPQDISYLPKGKVANTNVTLQALRGTKVAVNQRGADAPPAPLPGASSIPWVLEQILCLQQQQLQQIQLTEQIRVQVNLWASHALHSSGVAGADSLKTLGGHVSQQVSAAVALLSQKAGSPALPLDTLKPAKLPHTSIPSAASSVSPGLTPFALKPDGTRVLPNVLSRLPGALLPQAPGSVLFQSPFSAVALDPSKKGKGKPPSVSPVDVKPKDEVLYKHKCRSTGPPTFIRAQPAYVKVEVPGTFVGPATMSPGVTPLLAIQPRRQAKQHGCTRCGKNFSSASALQIHERTHTGEKPFVCNICGRAFTTKGNLKVHYMTHGANNSSARRGRKLAIENTMALLGTDGKRVPEIFPKEILAPSVNVDPVVWNQYTTMLNGGLAMKTNEISVIQSGGIPTLPVSLGASSVVNNTATSKMDGSQSAISAEVEKPGAADSVPKHQFPHFLEENKIAVS
- the SALL4 gene encoding sal-like protein 4 isoform X1, with translation MSRRKQAKPQHINSEEDQGEQQPQQPAPEFADAAAAAPAAGEPGTPMNPPGSGDDVNADGAGIKRPRREETHICEKCCAEFFSFSEFLDHKKNCTKNPPVLIMNDSEGPVPSEDFSGAVLSHQPRSPSRKDGHREDGGSSGDTREKPGAESIVYLKTEAALPPTPQDISYLPKGKVANTNVTLQALRGTKVAVNQRGADAPPAPLPGASSIPWVLEQILCLQQQQLQQIQLTEQIRVQVNLWASHALHSSGVAGADSLKTLGGHVSQQVSAAVALLSQKAGSPALPLDTLKPAKLPHTSIPSAASSVSPGLTPFALKPDGTRVLPNVLSRLPGALLPQAPGSVLFQSPFSAVALDPSKKGKGKPPSVSPVDVKPKDEVLYKHKCKYCSKVFGTDSSLQIHLRSHTGERPFVCSVCGHRFTTKGNLKVHFHRHPQVKANPQLFAEFHDKMAAGSGLPYALSGPVPVDESGLSLDNKPVLATGTPNVGLSQNLSSGTNSKDLMGGPLPSDLQPGPSPESEDGCILPGVGPNLNSPRVGGFQGSGTPEPGSETLKLQQLVENIDKATTDPNECLICHRVLSCQSSLKMHYRTHTGERPFQCKICGRAFSTKGNLKTHLGVHRTNTSIKTQHSCPICQKKFTNAVMLQQHIRMHMGGQIPNTPLPENPCDFTGPEPMMVGENGSTSVVCHDDVESIDVDEVCSQEAPGSSSKVPMPLPSIHSASPTLGLASVASLDAPGKTGLTGLVLQRQSSRENGSVESDGLTNDSSSSVMGDQEYPSRSPDVLDTTSFQAVSPANSQAESVKSKSPDTGGKVDSSENRRTETEGRSTGPPTFIRAQPAYVKVEVPGTFVGPATMSPGVTPLLAIQPRRQAKQHGCTRCGKNFSSASALQIHERTHTGEKPFVCNICGRAFTTKGNLKVHYMTHGANNSSARRGRKLAIENTMALLGTDGKRVPEIFPKEILAPSVNVDPVVWNQYTTMLNGGLAMKTNEISVIQSGGIPTLPVSLGASSVVNNTATSKMDGSQSAISAEVEKPGAADSVPKHQFPHFLEENKIAVS